In one window of Balaenoptera musculus isolate JJ_BM4_2016_0621 chromosome 10, mBalMus1.pri.v3, whole genome shotgun sequence DNA:
- the TXN2 gene encoding thioredoxin, mitochondrial has translation MAQRLLLRRFLASVICRKPSQSQWAPLASRALQTPQRSPNNLTVTRSQARSIYTTRVCTTTFNIQDGPDFQDRVVNSETPVVVDFHAQWCGPCKILGPRLEKVVAKQHGKVVMAKVDIDDHTDLAIEYEVSAVPTVLAIKNGDVVDKFVGIKDEDQLEAFLKKLIG, from the exons ATGGCGCAGCGGCTTCTCCTGAGGAGGTTCCTGGCCTCCGTAATCTGCAGGAAGCCCTCTCAGAGTCAGTGGGCGCCCCTTGCCTCCAGGGCCCTGCAGACCCCACAGCGCAGTCCTAATAACCTGACAGTAACACGCAGCCAAGCCCGGTCAATATACACCACCAGAGTCTGTACGACGACCTTTAACATCCAGGATGGACCAGACTTTCAAGACCGAGTTGTCAACAGTGAGACACCAGTGGTTGTGGATTTCCATGCACA GTGGTGTGGTCCCTGCAAGATCCTGGGGCCAAGGTTAGAGAAGGTGGTGGCCAAGCAGCATGGAAAGGTGGTGATGGCCAAGGTGGATATTGACGACCACACAGACCTCGCCATAGAGTATGAG GTGTCAGCTGTGCCCACCGTGCTGGCCATCAAGAATGGGGACGTGGTGGACAAGTTTGTGGGCATCAAGGACGAGGACCAGCTGGAGGCCTTCCTGAAGAAGCTGATCGGCTGA